Genomic segment of Pelmatolapia mariae isolate MD_Pm_ZW linkage group LG6, Pm_UMD_F_2, whole genome shotgun sequence:
GACAAGATAAGGCAAGTTTATCAGCTGTGATTTAGGGGGCCGGCCTCGTATCATTGGGTTTCAAAGGATTGTCTTGCAGTTTGAGACATGATGGAAGAGGTGATCCCCATTCCCACAGTGCCCCATGTACTGTGATCGATGCAAACCTGCTAGCTCAGAAAGACAGATAGGTTTGAATGCAGGTAGTATGAAGTACTGCTGCACGTGTCTGGATCCATTTGTCTTCATTAGATAACCGGAATTTTTTTCTTGtcaggagagaaaaagaaaacttgaaCTTCTGTTCAGTCCACATTTCCAGCAAATTCTTTTCTTGACAGTCCACGGCAATGTCCGTATTTCTTTAAAAGAGGAGCTTGCAGAGAAACTGAACTCCACAGTTGAGCGGGAAAGTTTATTTCTCACTATGACAGCAGTAGTTTGTAAAAACCTGAGAGGAACAGTTCGGACTTGTTTGTTTTGAGGAATCAATGCCGACTTAATGTGCGATAAATAGAGAGGTGAAGCCAGGAGGTTATTAGTTcgtcttagtacaaagactggGAGCTGGGAAAAGTCCATACTGTGTTTATTAATGAGCTTCAGAAGTGCTGGCAGGGCGGGTTTGTATCTTAACAATCGATGAGGTGAAATTTTCAGCGTTTCCTCCTGCTTACGCACAAATATGACCTCTCCACATCCTGACAGCAGTTCTTAACCTTGTAGTAATTAAGAAATTTTGGGAATCCATAAAGCACCAAGGATTTGTTGCTTTCATCAGCAATGTTAATCATTTGCATTATGGGAATCTGTCATAATGATAGATGAGCGTTCAGCTGAATATTTCAGCTCATTTTTCTACGGCTATATCATTGCATCCATGTGTTTCCAGTCTGAGAAAGTCAGCATGGCAAACCTCCAGCAAGTCTAATCTTGTTCACTTTCTGAAGCTAAAGCACATGAGTAACAACTTTTAATGTGCTGAAATATTGATATTGTCGATAGCTGATTTAAACATGTGGTGTACATCGACGTCTGGAACGGCGCCCGCTCTTTTGGGGATGGTAGACCTCTCTGTACTGACCTTCATACCCCCAAAAGGAGTTTGTTATATTTACTGCGGCTGTAATGATTTTACTCTGATTTAAACCTCTTTTATGTTCACTCACATGTTGACTCTTCCATGTTTGTCAGTGGTAAACCACAATAAATCAAATCTGTCAATGCACTGCCAGGGAAATGTGGATGTTGTGCTGGCAGCAGAGTGCCACCAAAACATCGTGTGCTTATGTCAGTCTTCAGTGAACGTGATTAATAGTAGATTCCATTTGATCTTAGCTTTGGTGTTATGCGTGAATAGGTGTTCTGTTGTGCAAATATGTGGTCCACTTCGTATCATAGCTTATCctccaaataaaaaaagaatgatgTGCAGAAACACAGTGACCTGAACTTTctttttcgtgtgtgtgtgtgtgtgtgtgtcaccctGCAGATGTGGATGTGAGCCTTTCCTGCAGCTGTTTAAAATGTCCCCCTGCGTTGATGAGTTCGGCTCAAATTCGTGACATTATTCCATTTGTCAGCAAAGTTCTTTGATTTGTGTTACAATTTGCACCAAACTCCTTTGCTCCTGCTCCAAGTCTAATGACAATGGGACTTGCATGTGTATGGAATTATATCAAGACAGTGGTTCCAATAAAGAGAGTCTCATGTCGGTGTACACGCTTGTTATCAGAAGACTGAGCTTGGGTTTAATTGCACTTCTCACTGCTACGGATAGTTAGTTTTATGCCTTCTTTGTGTGGTCCCTTCATTAGGGAAAAGACGTAAAAGCTCTTGTGTACTTGGCTACATAATATTTCTCAGGCTTTTGGTGTAAAAACAAGAAATgctaaagcaaaaacaaaggcAAATGAACTGTAAAGGAGCGTGATTGGCTACCGAAATGTAGCCCCATTAAGCCTGTGAGCAGTTAGGGAATACTGAGAGAAACTGAAGTGGTTTGCCTTGGTTTGGTCATTTTAATAGCGGTATTGTTTGGCCacggaaaaagaaaaagaaaagaaacattcaGTAAGAGACGAGTTAATCCTTACAGCATATTTTCCCCTTAAACTTGGTATAGAAGGACCGCAGCCTGTAGTAATTTCACCCAAAACAAACAATCTACAAACAACAAACTGAACAATATGTTTCACCACATACCCCCACTGGTATCTAGCCATTTACATGGATCTTGGGTTAATTTGCTAAGGTTTGCTAAGGTTTTGGGTCTTTTGGGCCACCCAGTAATTACAAAGAAAGTGAGTGGAATTTAGCTTCGGCTTGCAAAACAATAACACATGTTTTTAAACTTACTTTTCAGAAATATGAATTTGCTGTATTTCAATCAAAATCCAGCTAGAATTCTTTATTCAGAAAGTAGAATTAACAACTGGGGGAACCAGAGAAATAAGCGACACAAAGTGGGTGGGTGACATGTTAAACTAATCTCAACTCTGAGGTGACTAGCAATGGGAAATACTGCTGATTAGCTCATGAGAGGGTGGAAAATATGCAAGAGGCTTACCTACCAACCAGACACTGGCATGTACATTAGCAACCAGCTGTAACACAGCGAATAAACACAACTCCTGGGCTTCAGTTCGCTCTTTCCTAGGTCCTGTATTTGGTCCAAACGAAACTTTGTTGAACAGCTTAAATCAATAATTTTGCAAAGTAATTGAAGACCCAGCTGCAGATTAGAAAGAACAGACCTACCACCTTTGCAGGGATGGATCAGGTGTTCTTGTTATCAGGGGTCTCTGCAAAGACCCCTGGATGTAACGTGAAATTCATTTGGCTTGACTGTTTTAACTTGCCACAGCCATGACTTTTGGAAAGGTATAGGAAAGGTATCGCAATACTTTGAGCAAAAACTATCAGCTTTAACGCTTTTAAACAGTGATGCCACGTGCACCACAGCACTCTGTAGACATTCAGAGGGTGATGACATGTGGGAGACACAAAATCTTTACAAGAAAATATATGCcatgttaaattaaaaatacaggGTGGAGAAAACAGATTAGTTTACCATCTCAAGATGTTCCACTGGCCCAGTAAAAAGAGGCTTTTTCATGAGTTCGGATGCTGACAGGATCAGTGTTGCCAAGGGAACCGCATGTCCAATGGGTACTCTCTGACTCTGGCCTGATGTGCGCCTTtctaaagaagaaaataacGACCCTGCAGATGCAATTAAGGGAATTGTGTTTACACTGCAGCCACATGTGCATGTGCTTTATATTGCTTGATGTCACTTAGGCAAATACATCAAAGTCAAATATCAAAAGGcagcattttctgtttattttttcataaaatgtgttttaaggaCTTGCGAGCACTTTTAATGTGCTTTTAACATAACTGAAGTAAGTGGGTAATTAATCTGCAACTGAACTGGCATCAGTGTAGCTCAAACTGCATCAGTGAGCATTTCAATTTAACACGCCGCCTCACCAATGGAAGTTATGTGAGGCATGGTTTTTAGATCGGGCTGTCCACGGCAATCATTCAAAATTCTGCTGCCAGGAAGTCACGCAACATAACAggttctttcataaactgggtagacagatatttggagataaCATCTTCTCTCTCTATCCAGGTGTACCCTTGCAGCAATGACAAGGAGTGCAGCGTGGGCAGCTACTGCCACAGCCCTCAACAGGCTCCTTCTCGTTGCCTCACCTGTCGCAGGAGGAAGAAGCGCTGTCATCGAGATGCTATGTGCTGCCCCGGCAACCGCTGCAGTAACTGTacgaatacacacacacacacacacacacacacacacacacacacacacacacacacacacacacacacacacacacacacacacacacacacacacacgcacaaacagacGCGTGCATGATTGTAGCGCATTTCAGTTTCAATTACATTATGACTGCAGGGCACTATCGTGAAAATTAGATTTCTGGTTTTATTCAAATGTTCTTGAAAAAGCGTGTCTTAGTTATAGAGccaatatatttaaataatgttGAACACATGCTTTCAGACAGAACCCTGAACTATAGCTGAACTGTATTCAATTGAGGCCCAGAGGTTAGGAATCAGTGGTCACATGTTGTAGTGTGAATAGCGTGAATGTGAGCAGAGGCTGCGCTGAAACTGCTCTTTGTTTAAAATCAACATAGCTCACTAACACATATAGGAGTTCTTTGCATTATTCACTGAAAGCACCCATTTAAGAGACCTTTCACAGAGGCTAATGTGCTCAGCTTTAACAGTCTGTGCCATGTTTTCCTGAAAAACTAAGCAGCATTGGCATTTTCGTTAACTTTAtatgtttctcctgtttttacAGTCATTTGTGTCCCCATCTCTGAGAGCGTGATCTCGCCTCACATCTCACCATTAGATGAACATATCAAGCTCTCCTCCAAAGACCATGGCTGGAAGGGTGGGAAGAATGGAAAGGGACAGGCCAAGCATTCTCTAAAAGGTGAGATCTGACAGCAAAGCATGTCCAGTATGAACCGAGTGATATCTAGACATTATCCTTTATCATCATTGTTTTTCCTCTAATATTAGATTTGCTCTGTCCCTCTCCTATCCTGGTCTGGCTGAATTGTTTTCTTGTCAACTTTATGAAACCCCTAAAGTACTCATGGGTATTGCAGTGCACCAAAATATGCCCCTCATTTCCCCTCTGCCCATGTGTCTGTGTCTAAAGCTAAGCGTGGAGATcccagaaagaaagaaaaaacacaatgacTTTGCTGTTTCTGCACTTACTTGAATCCATACAAACAGTCTCATTGATAGCACACCTTCCATGATACACCAGTTTTAACCACAAAATGCAGCTTTGGCATAATTAAGGCAAATAACTCACAGAGACCTGTTCTTAGCATTCATGTCACCTGATTTAAGCCAAGTAATGGACTATCAATATAGTAATCTGTTTAATGAGACACTTAAATTACTATACTATAAATACACCCTCAAGGCTGCAATGCTAAAATAATCGTGGAAATAAGAGCACTACTTAAATCCGCCATAAATGAGGCCATTTGGTTTTACTTGTACTTGACTCACCCGCTCTCCttacacattattacattataaTAGGCTGGTGCAGGTTGCCACTTGAATAAACTCAACCCAGAAACTCAGTGATGTTAAACCAGTGGAAAACAGTCTGCCTTAGCAGTCCATCACACTGATGGAATAATGGAATAACTAGTCAGCAAAGTGGGGTTTGTCAGGGAAACAGGATGACTGGATTGGATGATAATGCGGCTTCTGGTAAGCTGTGTCACAGGCCTGCAAGTAAAAGTGTTTCACGCATTTTTTAATTCTAGTGATTGTTGATTCATAAGGATTCAGTCAGGCAAGCGTGTTAGATATATACAGAGTCATGTGAAAAAATTAGGACAGCCTATGAAagagggtttttaaaaaaaacaaaaaaacaaacatatttagaCATATGGATATTTAATATCAATTTTAACAATACTGGGAGATTCAGGTTATATAGAATCAGTCAGCTGTTGATATCTTTTGTTTAATTAGCAAAACATGGCTGTTTTTTGCTGTTGACCTGCAATTTAATCACTTTAAAAACAGTATTAAACATTGATATGTGAACATGCTTTATTTTGGTTTATATTTTCCCAAGTGCAAATATGCCAGTTTAATGCAAAGTTTGCATTTTATTGTTTGTCGGTTTATCACTGctcatatatttttattgctttcttCCTCTAGGTCACGAGGGTGACCCGTGCTTGCGTTCTTCCGATTGCTCGGACGGCTACTGCTGCGCCCGCCATTTTTGGACCAAAATCTGCAAACCGGTGCTGAGGCAGGGAGAAGTGTGCACCAAGCAGAGGAAGAAAGGCACTCACGGCTTGGAACTCTTCCAGCGCTGTGACTGTGCCAAGGGCCTCTCCTGCAAGGTGTGGAAAGACGCCACCTCTTCGTCCAAGTCCAGACTCCACATGTGCCAGAAGATCTGAAGCAGGAGGCAGCTGTTGTCGGCTTAAAGGCCTCTGTCTCCATGTGcgagggaatttttttttttttaaggatggGTTGTGGCGGTACTGAAAAGGAGGAAAAGACAGAGACTGACAAGAGACAGAACAGATGCGGCTTCAAGCTCGCTATTCTGCAAACGGAGGGCAAATGGGAATGCTTTAATGTGTTCTCCGTGAGTGGTCCATCCCTGCATCCCACATAACAAACAcgcaccctcacacacacacacacacacacacacacacacacacacacacacacacacacacacacacacacacacacacacacacacacatacatgaacacacacagacacactcacgaTTTTGAGAGGTTACTGAGCTTATAGGATgctattcccccccccccaaaaaagaaccTTTTACACATTCTTATGAATATCAGGGAACCACAGAGTTTGTCAGCTGATGCTGTGATAGGTGTGGACTTTTTGTAGATAGAAGCAACAGTCATAGCAGTCTTTCCTTAAACCTCCAGCTTATGATATTCGAAGCCGAAGGACTATTAACACAAAAGCCATATTTTTACTGAATAGTACATGCTCTACCAAACTCTGAAGTCACTTAGCTTTAAATAATGTCACATGTGACACTCATAGGATCAGAATTTTGGCATGTTATACTGTCTGTTTGCCAACTTTAGTACTTATTTTAAGATAGAACCCAGCTTTTGCTACGCAAAGCATTTACAACCAACAACAATGTCCAAAGAACAAATATACCTTCgctgatgtgtgtgtgcctcttacaccaaagacagaaagaacatTTGCTTTAGAATGATGAGTTTCGTCTGGGGCATTTGCTTGTCGTCCTATTTTTAGCCACAAGAAGAGAGATAAAGTATTGTATTCATTGTGGGAATCTTGTTTGATGTAGGATACAGCTGTAATCTATTGTGATACAACTGTGCGGGTTAAAACTGTTTGCACTGAGGTAGTCCTTTGCTGCAGACTTGGTGGTTTCAATACCGGAATGGTTCTGCTTTTCAAATCATACAAACGGGATTCAGGGATATGTTGGAATCACAATTTTTCCCTTTAGAAAGCCAGTAGAAATGGAGATTTGAGAGGATTGATTAGATTTACAAAAATGCTCCACAAATCTGATGTTTTTAAAGAGAACTGCAGTTAAAACGAATGGCTTGTTGATGGCACACAGCCCTCTTTagttttctgcttttaaaataTGACTGCATACTTTCTTTTGATGAAATATTGAGTTTTATGGTGTAATGGATGTGAAGCAATGCTTTTTCTCCCCTGGTGTCAGTGCtttaaataaccactcattacctACAAATCAATATAACATTTGCCTCCTTTTgctttaacacattttttaGAGCATCAAGTACATATATTTTGTAACCATTAAAATACCAATAAGCTCTAATATTGTAAATAGACTGGAAGCAAAGCAAATGTATTTAAGAACCAATGTATATCATGTACATATAATAACAAAGGAATCCTAAAAGTTATAGCAAAATGATCTAGGTGAGAAGAGTAATGTCAGAAGAAACAAGCACAGTTGGATAGACTGAAATCGATAAAAGTTGTGGGTGTAGATAAGGGGTAAAGGCTTAGATAGCATGGACTGATATCACAAACTGAATGCATCAAAAGGATGGTTCCTAAAATAGGGAGCATCAAAATCCAAAATGTGTTGTGTAAATTGTGTGTAAATGGTTTCAAGATTTGCAACCAATGAAATGATGTTTCTGTGAATTCACTGCATTGATCTGTTTCATGTATTTACAAAGATGAATTAATAAAAGAATGTATTTTGTATTCCTAGTTACACGGGCCTTGTTTTTGCTTATCTCGTTGCTTCTTATGCTGAATTCTTACAATGACAACAGGAAATTAAACACCGTATAATGCATTTTGAtagctaaaaaaaaccctttcccCGAGGGGTTGGGACAACCAACGGATATTTGATCTGGCAAAGATTATGTGCTGAATGCACTTCCTGACACGACCCTCAAATTTATTCAGGCTTTGCCCCTGAAAATCTTACTTTAGATATTAAAGGTGTggacattattttatttgttataaataaaagcaaagttaTATTTACATTCGCTGTTGTTAAAATAATCTGTGTTAAATAAATGGTCTTTCAAATATCTTCATGCGTAAACctttgaaatgtttgctttgttaCACTGATAGCAAACTattacaaatgtaaacaaaaaaaagaagtgtttaagtcttatcagtttaatagtGACTACCAacatatacaaaaaataaaaactaatctaggaaattaaaaaaggaaaattaattATTGGTGCCAAACTAGAACATAACCAAAAACACAGTTGCAGAGATTTCTTGCTAAACTGTTACAGCTTTACCCTAagatgttatatttctttacaaTGTTTTAATTGAATAAGAAGACTATATTTAaggctttaaaaatattttcaatatgacaaaagtttatttacagttatctgaaaaagaaagttttcagagGACTTACAGTCatcttaaaaacaaagaaacaaaaaataaccaGGACCGGCAGTAGCCTGATGCTGATAATCAAATGTACTttattaattgatcatcagcaagtttGGGCACCTCTATGAATGCATacgttttggcagtttgctagCTTGTAGCATTCAGAACAGCAAATACAATGTCATGGCTTTCTTAGGGGAGGAAATCCATGCTGATGACAAGTAGCTTTAATTCTTAGAGCATACTCTAGGAATTAAAGGTACTGCGCTCCAGTAGTTTAAATGATATCTATCTAAcagactccagtttgttcatgtaaatggagagtcttcttcataCACTAAGGTacttatggagttccacagggttccatactaggaccaattctgtttacattatagatgcttcccttaggcattAACTTTCAAAAACATAGCATAGCATTTTACTGCTATGCAGACCATACCTAGTCGCATCTATTAATGAAGCCAGATGACACTCATCAATTAGTTAAACAGCAgtaatgtcttaaagacataaaaacctggatgacctctaatttccgGCTTAAAAATTCAGATGAAACTGAAGATGTATTTGACCCTAAAATCTTAGAAATGTGATGTCCAACCAGATACTTACTTTAAATGGCATTACCAGATTCCCAGCAGTAACACTGTAGGGAATCTTGGAGTCTTTCTTTACCAGGATATGCCCTTCAATGTACAAGTTAAAAagaatatgtaggactgctttcttgcatttgcacaacatctctaaaattagaaatatcctgtctcaaaGTAACTCTGAAAAACTGGTTCACATATTTATTACTTATAAGCTGGACTATTGGAATACTGTTATCACTTTGTCCTAAATGCTGAGTACTGACAGTTTGGATTTgtgagacagacaccctctctattTTCAAGATTAGTCTTaacactttcctttttgataaagcatatagttaggagCTGGATTGGCCCCTAACTAAACATTCCCCTAATTATACTGCATtaggtctaggctgctgggggttTGCCATGATGCacagagtatttcttcttcctttACCTGTTTTCA
This window contains:
- the LOC134628544 gene encoding dickkopf-related protein 2-like, with the translated sequence MVVSAWNRYCVVVFLLTALRTGTSQVSEARPKANSIKPGQLEEIPTPATNRSATVTKKHNIQVYPCSNDKECSVGSYCHSPQQAPSRCLTCRRRKKRCHRDAMCCPGNRCSNFICVPISESVISPHISPLDEHIKLSSKDHGWKGGKNGKGQAKHSLKGHEGDPCLRSSDCSDGYCCARHFWTKICKPVLRQGEVCTKQRKKGTHGLELFQRCDCAKGLSCKVWKDATSSSKSRLHMCQKI